ATCAGTCGTTGCCGGAGGTCGCGCGGTATCAGTTCTGGGAGCCGCGCAGCCTGGACGAGATCCGCTTGAAGCTCGCAGAGTGGGTGACGCTCTATCGGCTGAACGGGGAGGGGACATTGGAACTTGCCGTGGAGATCCGCGAGAGCAGGGATCTGATTGGCGATGTCATGCTGCAGGTGACCGATGCGGCAGCCCGCCAGGGAATGATCGGTTTCTCCATGCACCCGGCCCACCAGGGAAAGGGATATGCGACGGAGGCTGTCGGTGCATTGCTGCACATCGGATTTGCCGATCTTGATCTGCATCGAATCTTTGGCCGTTGCGATGCCCGCAATGACCCGTCCTGGCGCCTGATGGAACGGCTCGGCATGCGCAGGGAGGCGCATTTCCGGGAACATGCGCTTTTCAAGGGGGGCTGGGACGAGGAGTTTTACTATGCTTTGCTGCAGGAAGAATGGCGGCACCAGGCCGTCTCGCAGGAAAAATGAACGGTCGATTGTACTTTCTCAGCCCGTGTTTCGCACCCTGAGACCTTTCTTTGCACAGGAGCCGAAAGAAAGGTTCACTTTTTCCCCCTAATCCGCTAGGTTCCGCGGCACCCGCGGGCAGGGCCCGCTCTATTCAGGATATCAAATGGCCAAAGAAGAAGCTCTGGAGTTTCCGGGCGTCGTGACAGAACTGTTGCCGAATGCGACGTTCCGCGTAAAACTTGAAAATGACCACGAAATCATCGCGCACACCGCCGGGCGCATGCGCAAGAACCGGATCCGCGTCCTGGCGGGTGACAAGGTTCTGGTCGAAATGACCCCGTACGATCTCACCAAGGGTCGGATCACCTACCGCTTCAAGTAAGCGGCCTATCCGGTGACGGCTGCAAGGCGCGCGCAGATGAGCACTACCCCACAGTTGATCCTGGCTTCCGCCTCGCCGCGGCGACTGGCGCTGTTGCAGCAGATCGGTCTTGAACCGGATCATCTCCTG
This genomic interval from Labrenzia sp. VG12 contains the following:
- a CDS encoding GNAT family N-acetyltransferase, which produces MKMDYEISSPVTTDRLLLRPFRETDAAAVHAYQSLPEVARYQFWEPRSLDEIRLKLAEWVTLYRLNGEGTLELAVEIRESRDLIGDVMLQVTDAAARQGMIGFSMHPAHQGKGYATEAVGALLHIGFADLDLHRIFGRCDARNDPSWRLMERLGMRREAHFREHALFKGGWDEEFYYALLQEEWRHQAVSQEK
- the infA gene encoding translation initiation factor IF-1; translated protein: MAKEEALEFPGVVTELLPNATFRVKLENDHEIIAHTAGRMRKNRIRVLAGDKVLVEMTPYDLTKGRITYRFK